The Rhododendron vialii isolate Sample 1 chromosome 3a, ASM3025357v1 nucleotide sequence GAAATCAGACTTCAACATACCAACATTACCAACCAACTGATCAACATCGCCAATCAAATTTGCTCCTTTCCTATTATCAGCATTCATGTTGACAAGGATATTAGCAAATGGACCAATCCAAAGCAATGAAGTGAACATAACCAACAATTGGTTAGCATAAAGCAGCATTCTTGCAAACCACCCGCAATGAATTATCGGCAAATTGCACCGAATCTGATCGGTTCCTAGCCAAAATGACCGGGCATTCCTACCCGCCGGCATGAACAACAAGCCCGCTGTACCTCCCATCAAACCAGCAACCAGAAACTTACCAAACCCATccaaaaacccaaacccaaacccaataACAAAATTAGGAACAATCTCAAGGACAATCATAAGCCCTAACACAAACCCTAGAATTCCCAACAAAACACTCAGTTGCTTCTCCGACCGCTTCGACGCCGATCTTTCGAACGAAACCCTAGTAATAAACACAAGCAGCCTACAAACAGTGGCAAACCCTAATAGAACAGGAATTATAGCACCGTTAGATATAATACCCGAAGATTCTGACTTGGGTAAGAAACGGTGGAGTAACAAAGAGGAAAGGGCAATGGCGGTGGAACTGAAGGCGGCGTTGAACTGGTTGAAGTAGAGCCTTGACTGGAGGTGGGCGTGAGTGAGCTTGAGCCTGAAGATCTGGGCCTTGTTCTCGTCGAATTCGAAGCTGGGTTTGGATCTTTTTCTTGGTTTGGGATCCGGGTCGGATCCAGGCCGGCGGATGGCAGCCCGGACGCCGTTGGCGCTGGTGGGGGCGGCGGGGACGTCGTCGGGGTGGATGTAGGTGTGGAGGGCGTGGAGGAAGAGGACGGGGatgtggaggagagagaggagcgcgtagagagagagggcgagGGTGGATTGGAGGAGCAGGTTGCTGGTGGGTAGCAAGTGGAGGAGTGACATGGTTtttgagaagaagagaagagatggTAGTGTTGTTTTGGTGGTAACGAGGACAAATTGAAGGGCCGTGTGACAGTGAGATCTTGAAAACTGATTTGAGATTTGGTTTGGGAATTGAGAGCTCGTTCCAGTAGGGTAAAaatgtccttattttttaagaagttcaagctaaaaaaatatgaaattattaaattttaaaaatatacaatatgaatcttatttaaaagatttcgatgagatctttaatatgatgaaaaagaattgaaaatttattttttatttatattattttttagtttgaaaatatgaaataaactttttattttttaagaaggtttctggaacaggACCTGATTCTCtcactctttttattttattttaatgtcaCTCTCTTTctttaacaaaacaaatcattCAATCAAGACAAGTGATATTAACTAAAAGAAGGGTGATTTTGggaatgacattaacaaaaagagaagcGGCAAAATCATTCccctttggtttttgtttttctgttagGTGTATTCGGATCCAGAGCCTCTGCctaagaaatttttcagtgccgagtagATATATCTCACGTAGTGCCCGCTCAGCACTCTCAAGCCGTCCGATGCACTTTTGGAGGATTCAAATTGAAACAttatctctcctctcaccccacccttctctttctcttttcaaatccgagccgttcaaaatcgCATCAGACGGTTCGAATGTGCTAAACGAACATCATGTAATACCCACCCGGCgtcgaaaaatttctccttctACTATGTTTTTTTCCTGAGCGCAATTCCGCACATTTGACATCTTGGAAGGAGCTTGACTTTGACACGTTCGACCATAACTTTGATTTTAACCTGGATCTAGCTAGTCGTGCTTTCGAAGCTTCGGAGTTTAGTTGTAGACTTTTCGACGATGACTTGGCGTTTCGTTTGCTTACTTTGGGTATTTTAAttgagaaatgatattggcactacaaaaattgatgcaagcactctaaaaaataaagaaaagtgaCTTTgaagttacactgattttggagtgcctgcatcaatttttagagtaccaatatcatttcccttttaatTTTGGTTGTTGGTGAAAAGataaatatggtaatgattagagagataatgagtggagagagaaatgaaattaataattgaaaaaataagataatgagtggagaaagatataaggtaatgattgaaaaacaaagttaaaacaaaatgaaacatcaaaacgaacaaggctaTCTTAACTGGGATTCGGATATTCATGACTCTTCGATGTTTGGTACTAGGGGATGTGAAATGCTTCACCATTTAAAATCGACATAAAACATGGATGGTACTCAATCCATGGATATGCGCTCACATATCGTAATGGAGTCAAATGAGTCATCAGCAAAGGATTCTTTCTATAGTGGGCTGCGTAGTATGGGGGTCATTTTTAGTCTAGTCATTTAATGTGATGAGAAAAGGGTCAAAGACAACAATAATGTTTTGGGAAAGATTACAATGCATATTCTTTAtttaggtgtgtatcatatgcactctccaaaatgttatgaattgtagagaaaaatgttacgaatcgtattgctaagaagttacgaatcatataaaggttacgagatacaccaaaatgttacgaattataatgaaaatgttacgaatcgtactgctgaaaaattatgaattctagaacaaaaagTTGCAAAAcatactaaaatgttatgaatgaatcataaaataggtgcatatagCCTTTCAaagagtgtgtattgtagacctTTCCTAATGTTTTTTACTATGATTTTCACTCTCCACTGCCACTTCTTCCAACGTATGGCATGTGTTACGTTGTTGCTTATAAGTGTACTTCCAGCCATATAAGAGTTCACAAGGGACAACAGAGTGCGATAGGATGTGTTTCAGAAGGGCATGTTGTACAAGCGCAAAATCCAAACAGGGCGACACATCAGCAATAATCAAACGCTTGACAATCCAAGTTGGTCTGGGAGGGGCACCAAGAAAGGCTCTACTTCCAAAAAGCCTTTGAATAGAAAGA carries:
- the LOC131321055 gene encoding uncharacterized protein LOC131321055, with the translated sequence MSLLHLLPTSNLLLQSTLALSLYALLSLLHIPVLFLHALHTYIHPDDVPAAPTSANGVRAAIRRPGSDPDPKPRKRSKPSFEFDENKAQIFRLKLTHAHLQSRLYFNQFNAAFSSTAIALSSLLLHRFLPKSESSGIISNGAIIPVLLGFATVCRLLVFITRVSFERSASKRSEKQLSVLLGILGFVLGLMIVLEIVPNFVIGFGFGFLDGFGKFLVAGLMGGTAGLLFMPAGRNARSFWLGTDQIRCNLPIIHCGWFARMLLYANQLLVMFTSLLWIGPFANILVNMNADNRKGANLIGDVDQLVGNVGMLKSDFDKFRVWCLLASGLLQIITLRSNLQMYLNEAVLSWYQRLHSSKVPDLEYSRAKVFLHNHYLCLVVLQFFGPPALVLLFLGLSQVDGKLFKDLQPVCSLLPCSDLVKEIPLFMAWWITFVWGIFTLASIVVYRRGILYVS